From the genome of Nicotiana sylvestris chromosome 2, ASM39365v2, whole genome shotgun sequence, one region includes:
- the LOC104218128 gene encoding uncharacterized protein produces MATLCTLILPKFPQTRLTTRTRAVLTRDYKMKVPYELKQGQSRLFHKLPSGLNMEVLYQKGLQFSDPDEEQKRSHNPPLVFIHGSFHAAWCWAEHWLPFFSQNGYDCYALSLLGQGESDSPAAAVAGTLQTHAGDIADFIHKEIELPPVLLGHSFGGLIVQYYIANIRSEAVKGSDSENKSLLPSLAGAVLVCSVPPSGNSGLVWRYLFSKPIAAFKVTRSLAAKAFQNSLPLCKETFFSAAMDDQLVVRYQQLMTESSRMPLFDLRKLNASLPVPRLEDPAFKVLVVGAKDDFIVDIEGLNETGRFYDVPTVCIEGVAHDMMLDCSWTKGAQSILSWLNGLNKAGTQ; encoded by the exons ATGGCTACGCTCTGCACTTTGATTCTTCCCAAATTTCCTCAAACCAGATTAACAACCAGAACTCGTGCTGTTCTAACTAGAGATTACAAAATGAAGGTTCCTTATGAACTGAAGCAGGGACAATCCCGTCTTTTTCACAAGCTCCCATCTGGACTAAACATGGAGGTTCTCTACCAGAAAGGACTTCAATTCAGTGACCCAGATGAGGAACAGAAAAGATCTCATAACCCACCGTTAGTATTTATTCATGGAAGTTTTCATGCAGCTTGGTGCTGGGCTGAACATTGGCTTCCTTTCTTTTCCCAAAATGGATATGATTGTTACGCTCTCAGCTTGCTGGGTCAG GGAGAAAGTGATTCACCTGCTGCAGCAGTTGCAGGTACGCTCCAG ACGCATGCAGGTGATATAGCTGACTTCATCCACAAAGAGATCGAGTTGCCACCAGTATTGCTTGGACATTCATTTGGGGGGCTTATTGTTCAGTATTACATTGCAAATATTAGAAGTGAAGCAGTAAAAG GATCTGATTCAGAAAATAAAAGCTTATTGCCCAGTCTTGCTGGAGCTGTGCTCGTTTGCTCAGTACCCCCTTCGGGTAATAG CGGTTTAGTATGGCGATATCTCTTTTCCAAGCCTATTGCTGCTTTCAAG GTAACTCGGAGCCTGGCAGCCAAAGCTTTTCAAAATTCTTTACCTCTTTGTAAAGAAACATTTTTCTCAGCAGCAATGGACGATCAGCTGGTTGTGCG tTACCAACAGCTAATGACGGAAAGCTCAAGGATGCCTTTGTTTGATCTAAGAAAGCTCAACGCATCTCTTCCTGTCCCTCGACTCGAGGATCCTGCATTTAAAGTACTCGTAGTGGGTGCAAAGGATGATTTCATTGTG GACATAGAGGGACTCAATGAAACAGGAAGGTTTTATGACGTCCCGACAGTCTGTATTGAAGGGGTTGCTCATGATATGATGTTAGATTGCTCATGGACAAAGGGTGCACAATCGATTCTATCATGGTTAAACGGCTTAAATAAAGCTGGGACACAATAA
- the LOC104218127 gene encoding mannose-6-phosphate isomerase 1-like: MEAEAVSISVSTTMGGFNGLLRLTGCVKNYDWGRNGKESCVARLYGLNTGGKIYEDQPYAEFWMGTHDSGPSYVVEEGRRTTNGFANGGEREKLTLQDWIEKNPSVLGQTVLHKWGTHLPFLFKVLSVAKALSIQAHPDKDLATLLHKEQPLVYKDDNHKPEMALALTEFEALCGFTSLEELKVIVQTVPEIVEVVGDAPAKRVLDLNEDDGEEKVKLVLRKLFTEMMSANKDVITEVIAKLISRLHIKNKAGQLTDKEQLVLRLEKQYPTDVGVLAAFLFNYVKLNPGEALYLGANEPHAYVYGECVECMATSDNVVRAGLTPKHRDVTTLCSMLTYRQRYPEILQGTKLNPFTMRYLPPFDEFEVDRCILPQQSTVVFPSSSGPSIFVVMGGEGTMTTSAEETVAEGDVLFAPANTNITIATSSGLHLYRAGVNSRFF, translated from the exons ATGGAGGCTGAGGCTGTGTCTATATCAGTGTCAACAACAATGGGGGGTTTTAATGGGCTTTTGAGGTTAACCGGTTGTGTCAAGAATTACGATTGGGGCCGGAACGGGAAGGAATCTTGTGTGGCACGACTCTATGGGCTCAATACTGGGGGCAAAATCTATGAGGACCAGCCCTACGCTGAATTTTGGATGGGGACCCACGACTCCGGGCCGTCTTATGTAgtagaagaaggaagaagaacaACTAATGGATTTGCTAATGGTGGAGAAAGAGAAAAGCTTACTTTACAAGATTGGATTGAAAAGAACCCTAGTGTTCTTGGTCAAACTGTTCTTCACAAGTGGGGTACCCACCTCCCTTTTCTCTTCAAG GTATTATCCGTTGCAAAAGCTTTGTCTATACAAGCCCATCCTGATAAGGATTTAGCCACTCTTCTGCATAAGGAGCAGCCACTTGTTTACAAGGATGACAATCATAAACCTGAGATGGCTTTGGCGTTGACCGAATTTGAGGCCTTGTGTGGCTTTACAAGTCTTGAG GAGCTTAAAGTGATTGTTCAGACTGTGCCTGAGATTGTTGAAGTGGTTGGTGATGCGCCTGCAAAGCGAGTATTAGACTTGAACGAGGATGATGGAGAGGAGAAAGTTAAATTAGTGCTCAGAAAATTATTTACGGAGATGATGTCCGCTAACAAGGATGTGATCACCGAAGTTATTGCCAAGCTGATTAGTCGTCTGCACATTAAAAATAAG GCAGGGCAGCTGACGGACAAAGAACAACTGGTCCTAAGACTTGAGAAGCAGTATCCAACTGATGTTGGTGTTTTAGCTGCCTTCTTGTTTAATTATGTGAAGCTCAATCCCGGTGAAGCTTTATATTTAGGGGCAAATGAACCCCATGCATATGTATATGGTGAGTGTGTCGAATGCATGGCAACCTCAGACAATGTGGTACGTGCTGGTCTAACTCCCAAGCACCGGGATGTTACAACTCTCTGTTCAATGCTCACATATAGACAG CGTTACCCTGAAATTCTGCAAGGTACAAAACTAAATCCGTTCACAATGAGATACCTCCCTCCCTTTGATGAATTTGAGGTGGATCGTTGCATTCTTCCCCAACAATCAACTGTTgtctttccttcttcttctggtcCATCCATTTTTGTGGTCATGGGAGGAGAGGGAACAATGACCACATCAGCAGAAGAAACTGTTGCTGAAGGTGATGTCCTATTTGCACCTGCAAATACTAATATTACCATTGCAACCTCCTCTGGTTTGCACTTGTATAGAGCAGGAGTAAACAGCAGATTTTTTTGA